Proteins encoded by one window of Acidipropionibacterium virtanenii:
- a CDS encoding aspartate:alanine exchanger family transporter has product MSIVLDFLAAHQLVTILVVLALGALLGQIRFGPLRFGAAGALFMGLVVGALDPRLGQGLGSIKALGVVLFCYTVGLAAGATFISDLKRQWSLMVAGVVGLAAMAAAALGLGRLFGLTSPHVAGLYAGVLTSPAIDAAQEATQGAGDTLVGYAISYPVGVIVAMIMVSFVAGRKWPATKDNTSMAEAGLTAVSTVVDRETSIRATPGFTDDQIRISYLLREGEMQLATPDDDLHVGDQVLVVGNPDDVERAVEHLGHRSKKRLTDDRNTVDFRRFLVSNPALIGRRLGDIDVRGRTNGKVTRVRRGDLDMLANDDIILQPGDRVLAVVPANRLSDAADLFGDSEARVSQVDALSLGLGAAMGLVLGAILVALPGGLKFELGAAAGPLVMGMILGAVHRTGPLRWDLPHATNNILRQLGLMIFLACVGLASGPAFTSQALSWHGLGIVVVSTVSLILGGLILLVAARRLGLSAQRAAGGFAGFVGQPAILGYANSLANDERIDSAYGALFALGTVVKIMLVQVIALL; this is encoded by the coding sequence ATGAGCATTGTGCTGGACTTCCTGGCAGCTCACCAACTCGTCACCATCCTGGTGGTGCTCGCTCTGGGAGCGCTGCTGGGCCAGATCAGATTCGGACCCCTGCGGTTCGGAGCCGCCGGCGCCCTGTTCATGGGCCTGGTGGTGGGGGCACTCGACCCGAGGCTGGGCCAGGGACTCGGCAGCATCAAGGCCCTGGGCGTCGTGCTCTTCTGCTACACGGTGGGCCTCGCGGCGGGCGCGACCTTCATCTCCGACCTCAAACGGCAGTGGTCGCTCATGGTCGCAGGGGTCGTCGGGCTGGCCGCGATGGCCGCCGCCGCCCTGGGACTCGGCCGCCTCTTCGGCCTCACCTCCCCCCACGTCGCCGGGCTCTACGCCGGCGTTCTCACCTCCCCGGCCATCGACGCCGCCCAGGAGGCCACCCAGGGGGCCGGCGACACGCTGGTGGGCTACGCCATCTCCTACCCGGTCGGCGTCATCGTGGCGATGATCATGGTGTCCTTCGTGGCCGGCAGGAAGTGGCCGGCCACCAAGGACAACACCTCGATGGCCGAGGCCGGCCTCACGGCGGTGTCCACCGTCGTCGACCGGGAGACGTCGATCCGCGCCACCCCCGGGTTCACCGACGACCAGATCCGCATCTCCTATCTGCTGCGCGAGGGCGAGATGCAGCTGGCCACCCCCGACGACGACCTCCACGTCGGCGATCAGGTGCTGGTGGTCGGCAATCCCGACGACGTCGAACGCGCCGTCGAACACCTGGGCCACCGCTCCAAGAAGCGCCTCACCGACGATCGCAACACGGTGGACTTCCGACGCTTCCTGGTCTCCAACCCGGCGCTCATCGGGCGGCGGCTCGGAGACATCGACGTGCGCGGACGCACCAACGGCAAGGTCACCCGGGTACGCCGCGGCGATCTGGACATGCTGGCCAATGACGACATCATCCTCCAGCCCGGCGACCGGGTGCTGGCCGTGGTGCCCGCCAACCGGCTGTCGGACGCCGCCGACCTCTTCGGCGACTCCGAGGCCCGCGTCTCCCAGGTCGACGCCCTGTCCCTGGGACTGGGGGCCGCCATGGGACTGGTCCTCGGCGCGATTCTGGTGGCGCTGCCCGGCGGCCTGAAGTTCGAGCTCGGTGCCGCCGCCGGACCGTTGGTGATGGGCATGATCCTCGGGGCGGTACACCGCACCGGGCCGCTGCGCTGGGACCTGCCCCACGCCACCAACAACATCCTGCGCCAGCTCGGCCTGATGATCTTCCTGGCTTGCGTCGGCCTGGCCTCGGGCCCGGCATTCACCTCCCAGGCCCTCAGCTGGCACGGGTTGGGGATCGTCGTGGTCTCCACCGTGTCCCTGATCCTCGGCGGACTCATCCTGCTGGTGGCGGCCCGGCGTCTGGGGCTCTCGGCGCAGCGGGCGGCCGGCGGCTTCGCCGGGTTCGTCGGTCAGCCGGCCATCCTCGGCTACGCCAACTCCCTGGCCAACGACGAGCGGATCGATTCGGCCTACGGGGCGCTGTTCGCCCTGGGAACAGTGGTCAAGATCATGCTCGTCCAGGTCATCGCGTTGCTTTGA
- the budA gene encoding acetolactate decarboxylase — translation MNRHEFFQTSLISSLMDGVYEDEMSIGELLSHGSFGIGTFNALDGEMIILDGRCFQLRSDGTTRPAAMSQFTPYATVTNFVPSHRLEITRPLHRPDLSKLIDGLLPSANYMYALRIRGHVEWVTTRTVVEQAKPFRPMVQATDGEEVVRLEEVDGTFVGFRTPVYQQGISVPGCHVHFIDEGRTHGGHVVDFEISSGSVEVCVGTDLQLRLPLTTEFERADLAPEDLADQVARTEHARS, via the coding sequence GTGAACCGGCACGAGTTCTTCCAGACCAGCCTCATCTCCTCGCTCATGGACGGCGTCTACGAGGATGAGATGTCCATCGGCGAGCTGCTCTCCCACGGCTCCTTCGGCATCGGGACCTTCAACGCCCTGGACGGGGAGATGATCATCCTCGACGGGAGGTGCTTCCAGCTGCGCTCCGACGGCACCACCCGGCCGGCGGCGATGAGCCAGTTCACGCCCTATGCCACGGTGACGAACTTCGTCCCCTCGCACCGGTTGGAGATCACCCGCCCGCTGCACCGTCCCGACCTGTCGAAACTCATCGACGGGCTGCTTCCCAGCGCCAACTACATGTATGCGCTGCGGATCCGGGGGCATGTCGAGTGGGTCACGACGCGAACCGTCGTCGAACAGGCCAAGCCCTTCCGTCCGATGGTCCAGGCCACCGACGGGGAGGAGGTGGTGCGTCTCGAGGAGGTCGACGGCACCTTCGTGGGGTTCCGCACCCCGGTGTACCAGCAGGGCATCTCGGTGCCCGGCTGCCACGTCCACTTCATCGACGAGGGCCGGACCCACGGCGGTCACGTCGTCGATTTCGAGATCAGCTCGGGGTCGGTCGAGGTGTGCGTGGGCACGGACCTGCAGTTGAGGTTGCCGCTGACCACCGAGTTCGAACGGGCCGACCTGGCCCCCGAGGACTTGGCCGATCAGGTGGCGCGGACCGAGCACGCCCGGAGCTGA
- a CDS encoding response regulator yields MVRVGFRMVLDAQPDMTVVGEAGDGAEAVRLTAELHPDIVLMDIRMPRMDGLEATRTIIEADPAVRVLVLTTFDLDEYVHAALRAGAGGFLLKDAGPAELLAGIRAVSSGDAVVAPSATRRLLERFLPHDSAAQAPTDPKLIAALSDREREVLVCVGQGLTNTEIAGKLFLAETTVKTHIGHILTKLGLRDRVQMVITAYDAGLVRPGR; encoded by the coding sequence ATGGTGCGCGTCGGCTTCCGGATGGTGCTGGACGCCCAGCCCGACATGACGGTGGTCGGCGAGGCCGGCGACGGCGCTGAAGCCGTGCGGCTGACCGCCGAGCTGCACCCCGACATCGTCCTGATGGACATCCGGATGCCGCGGATGGACGGCCTGGAGGCCACCCGCACCATCATCGAGGCCGACCCCGCGGTCCGGGTGCTGGTGCTCACCACCTTCGATCTGGACGAGTACGTCCATGCCGCGCTTCGCGCCGGGGCGGGCGGCTTCCTGCTGAAGGACGCCGGGCCGGCCGAACTGCTGGCCGGCATCCGCGCAGTGAGCTCCGGGGACGCCGTGGTCGCCCCGTCGGCCACCCGCCGGCTGCTGGAACGGTTCCTCCCACACGACTCGGCTGCCCAAGCACCCACCGACCCGAAACTCATCGCCGCGCTATCCGACCGGGAGCGCGAGGTGCTGGTGTGCGTGGGCCAAGGGCTCACCAACACTGAGATCGCCGGGAAGCTCTTCCTGGCCGAGACCACCGTCAAGACCCACATCGGCCACATCCTCACCAAACTGGGGCTGCGCGACCGGGTGCAGATGGTCATCACCGCCTACGACGCCGGCCTGGTGAGGCCCGGCCGGTGA
- a CDS encoding VanZ family protein, translating to MRRLAARVADWRAWRSRGLRLACTCALAAVIGVIVFTPDPGAGPGLAPPLEFTANIVMFVPVGAVAWWWRRSVPRNVVVGLVATVFIETIQGLFLPHRVADPRDVVANTAGALIGSLVCWWTSAALRRRDTP from the coding sequence GTGAGACGCCTGGCGGCCCGCGTCGCGGACTGGCGGGCATGGCGCAGCAGGGGGCTCCGGCTGGCCTGCACATGCGCGCTGGCGGCGGTGATCGGCGTCATCGTCTTCACCCCGGATCCGGGGGCCGGGCCCGGCCTGGCGCCGCCGCTGGAGTTCACCGCCAACATCGTCATGTTCGTACCGGTCGGGGCCGTGGCCTGGTGGTGGCGCCGGTCGGTGCCGCGCAATGTGGTGGTGGGGCTGGTGGCCACCGTGTTCATCGAGACGATTCAGGGACTCTTCCTGCCCCACCGGGTCGCCGATCCGCGCGACGTCGTCGCGAACACCGCCGGGGCCCTCATCGGATCTCTCGTGTGCTGGTGGACAAGCGCCGCTCTCAGGCGGCGAGATACGCCCTGA
- a CDS encoding amino acid permease: protein MRGVSQPQPPTDTAPRTDGAPTENPKDESPIALRRGLHNRHIQLIALGGAIGTGLFYGASDSISAAGPAVIVSYLIGGIVIYLVMRALGEMSVHNPTSGAFSEYAHDYWGDLAGFVSGWNYWFNYIAVSMAELSVVGIYINYWFPDVPQWVTAAVVLILITAINLLHVRAYGEFEFWFAIIKVVAILAMIALGLWIMFFGAGGHPATGLTNLWAHGGFMPNGLHGVMTGLVVVMFSFGGVELIGITAGEAEDPQRSIPRAINQVVYRILIFYVGAILVIVSLTPWTRIDGKASPFVQIFDQVGIPGAAAILNVVVLTAAASTYNSGLYSNGRMLFSLAHQGNAPKILGRVSRHGSPWVGIIASSVVTAIAVVLTAVLPSQAFSYVMSIALIAAFINWGMVVITQLLFRRRMDADAAAALRFRMPGAPVTNWLVLAFMAVIVVLMILSGNPAYQIAVGVGPVWLIILIAGWALSRLPRRRREAATDRKD, encoded by the coding sequence ATGCGGGGAGTGAGTCAACCCCAGCCCCCCACCGATACAGCGCCCCGAACAGACGGGGCGCCTACCGAGAATCCGAAGGACGAGTCTCCGATCGCCCTGCGCCGGGGCCTGCACAACCGCCACATCCAGCTCATCGCGTTGGGCGGGGCGATCGGCACCGGGCTGTTCTACGGCGCCTCCGACTCCATCTCGGCCGCCGGACCGGCCGTCATCGTCAGCTACCTGATCGGCGGCATCGTCATCTACCTGGTGATGCGGGCCCTGGGCGAGATGAGCGTCCACAACCCGACCTCCGGCGCCTTCTCCGAGTACGCCCACGACTACTGGGGAGATCTCGCGGGCTTCGTGTCGGGCTGGAACTACTGGTTCAACTACATCGCCGTGTCGATGGCCGAGCTGTCGGTGGTGGGCATCTACATCAACTACTGGTTCCCGGACGTTCCCCAGTGGGTCACCGCGGCCGTGGTCCTGATCCTCATCACTGCCATCAACCTGCTCCACGTGCGCGCATACGGGGAGTTCGAGTTCTGGTTCGCCATCATCAAGGTGGTCGCCATCCTCGCGATGATCGCCCTCGGCCTGTGGATCATGTTCTTCGGCGCCGGCGGGCATCCGGCCACCGGCCTCACCAACCTGTGGGCCCACGGCGGATTCATGCCCAACGGACTGCACGGAGTGATGACCGGCCTGGTCGTCGTGATGTTCTCCTTCGGCGGGGTCGAGCTCATCGGCATCACCGCCGGCGAGGCAGAGGATCCGCAGCGCTCCATCCCCAGGGCCATCAACCAGGTGGTCTATCGGATCCTCATCTTCTACGTCGGCGCGATCCTCGTCATCGTCTCGCTGACGCCGTGGACGAGGATCGACGGCAAGGCGAGCCCCTTCGTCCAGATCTTCGACCAGGTCGGGATCCCCGGAGCCGCCGCCATCCTCAACGTCGTCGTCCTCACCGCCGCCGCGTCGACCTACAACTCGGGCCTGTACTCCAACGGCCGGATGCTCTTCTCCCTGGCTCACCAGGGCAACGCCCCGAAGATCCTCGGCAGGGTGAGCCGGCACGGCTCCCCATGGGTCGGCATCATCGCCTCCAGCGTCGTCACCGCCATCGCCGTGGTGCTCACCGCCGTGCTGCCTTCCCAGGCCTTCTCCTACGTCATGTCGATCGCACTGATCGCCGCTTTCATCAACTGGGGGATGGTCGTCATCACCCAGCTGCTGTTCCGCCGGAGGATGGACGCCGACGCCGCGGCGGCGCTGCGCTTCCGGATGCCCGGCGCGCCCGTGACGAACTGGCTCGTCCTGGCATTCATGGCCGTTATCGTCGTGCTGATGATCCTGTCGGGAAACCCGGCCTACCAGATCGCGGTGGGCGTCGGACCGGTCTGGCTCATCATCCTCATCGCCGGCTGGGCGCTGTCTCGGCTCCCCCGGCGCCGACGTGAAGCCGCAACGGACCGGAAGGACTGA
- a CDS encoding CopG family transcriptional regulator, producing MSDLTPEQLDEITADFEAGWSEHRLDAAEVRWGPGFAHVLPDDVRQALHRRALDEGLTDAELIERAVRAYLAA from the coding sequence ATGAGCGATCTGACGCCGGAACAACTCGACGAGATCACAGCGGACTTCGAGGCCGGATGGTCCGAGCACCGTCTGGACGCCGCCGAGGTCCGGTGGGGCCCGGGGTTCGCGCATGTTCTTCCTGACGACGTCCGGCAGGCTTTGCATCGGAGGGCGCTCGACGAAGGGTTGACCGACGCCGAACTGATCGAGCGAGCGGTCAGGGCGTATCTCGCCGCCTGA
- a CDS encoding PLD nuclease N-terminal domain-containing protein, with the protein MDMQILETGDLSAWASAGMLLLAVLAVVGLVTLFIAALVSVAKSPRLMAGGKLVWIVVVFCFPFLGPLVWFLWGRHVQTTMD; encoded by the coding sequence ATGGATATGCAGATCTTGGAGACCGGTGACCTGTCCGCATGGGCGTCCGCCGGCATGCTACTACTCGCAGTTCTCGCGGTCGTGGGACTTGTCACGCTGTTCATCGCCGCGCTGGTGAGTGTGGCAAAGAGCCCACGGCTGATGGCGGGTGGAAAGCTGGTATGGATCGTGGTCGTGTTCTGCTTCCCATTCCTGGGGCCACTGGTGTGGTTTCTTTGGGGCCGGCACGTGCAGACCACAATGGACTAG
- a CDS encoding ABC transporter permease — translation MIHERRRLVPTLLAVILGIAFLAATLIMSATIKSSIVAQTSASVDGADAVVSADDSTTIPTSALSRIKARSGVDAVEPAISTTLQRTDRASTIEAHLTPPLSHGTSLASGRLPNNAGEVAINPLTTDSGVKIGQKINLSGFSDDAPARRVTVVGVISPGPRVSTNNDQQVYLDAATLMTLRGEQGYDTIYVSGSGGQDAVAASVRAVPGLDHKGITVRTADAQRDVLTDRAMAGSGAMTGFMTAFAVIALAVGAIVIVNTFGILVAQRTRTMALARCVGATRAQVRRSVMGDALEVGLTGSVLGVIAGAGLAQLIISVAGDSTNIPLANWISVSAASIIVPLAAGTLVTLLAALPPARRATRVPPVAALSPVIAEPTRRIGRVRLVIGLVLFAAGAALLAWAAVGADSMTPALLAGIAGGLMNFAGVLVLAVILIPRLARVIGRAAGRVGGVPADLAAENARRNPGRAAATVSALLVGVTLIVMTAVGAACGQSTINAALDKEFPFDASVTSSQPVTPAMVKAISRTEGVASAGAVPQAALTLGVEGHDDRSTEVTGLGYGPQARSTFRDTAPLKGLDDRHALVQASGVRSSDRVTLKSGGRTLTLTAVVPEGADASLGQVMLTSTTLEKVSPGAQPHQALVRYAQGTEASDVTSALTTALAPYPGASINSAADERAQVQQIVTIMMVLVIGLLAISVVIALVGVANTLGLSVLERTREIGLLRALGLTRRQIRAMFGHEAVQESVAAVIVGLVLGSAYGIAGAYALLGSEGTATMHISIPWAQLAAVTVVALAAGWLASVIPGRHAARISPAVALAGE, via the coding sequence ATGATTCACGAACGCCGCAGACTCGTCCCCACCCTGCTGGCCGTCATCCTGGGTATCGCCTTCCTTGCCGCCACCCTCATCATGTCGGCCACCATCAAGAGCTCCATAGTCGCCCAGACCTCCGCCTCGGTCGACGGGGCCGACGCCGTGGTCAGCGCGGACGACTCCACCACCATCCCGACCTCGGCGCTCTCCCGGATCAAGGCTCGTTCCGGTGTCGACGCCGTCGAACCGGCCATCTCCACCACCCTGCAGCGCACCGACCGGGCCTCGACGATCGAGGCGCACCTCACCCCGCCCCTGAGCCACGGCACGAGTCTCGCCTCGGGCCGGCTGCCCAACAACGCCGGCGAGGTGGCCATCAACCCGCTGACCACCGACTCCGGGGTGAAGATCGGTCAGAAGATCAACCTGTCGGGATTCAGTGATGACGCCCCGGCCCGCCGGGTCACGGTCGTCGGGGTGATCTCCCCCGGCCCGCGCGTCTCCACGAACAACGACCAGCAGGTCTATCTGGACGCCGCAACCCTCATGACACTGCGCGGCGAGCAGGGCTACGACACCATCTACGTCTCCGGTTCAGGCGGGCAGGACGCCGTCGCGGCCTCCGTGCGCGCCGTCCCCGGCCTGGACCACAAGGGCATCACCGTACGCACCGCCGACGCCCAGCGCGACGTCCTCACCGACCGGGCAATGGCCGGATCGGGGGCGATGACCGGGTTCATGACGGCCTTCGCCGTCATCGCGCTGGCCGTCGGGGCGATCGTCATCGTCAACACCTTCGGCATCCTGGTGGCCCAGCGCACCCGCACCATGGCGCTGGCCCGCTGCGTGGGCGCCACCCGCGCCCAGGTGCGCCGCTCGGTGATGGGAGACGCACTGGAGGTCGGCCTGACAGGATCGGTGCTCGGCGTGATCGCCGGCGCCGGACTGGCCCAACTCATCATCTCAGTGGCCGGTGACTCGACGAACATCCCGCTCGCCAACTGGATCTCGGTGTCGGCGGCCTCGATCATCGTCCCGCTGGCGGCCGGCACGCTCGTCACCCTGCTAGCGGCCCTTCCCCCGGCCCGGCGCGCCACCCGGGTGCCGCCCGTCGCCGCCCTGTCCCCGGTGATCGCCGAACCGACCCGGCGGATCGGTCGAGTCCGGCTGGTGATCGGCCTGGTGCTCTTCGCCGCCGGGGCGGCGCTGCTGGCCTGGGCGGCCGTAGGCGCCGACTCGATGACGCCGGCCCTTCTGGCCGGGATCGCCGGCGGACTGATGAACTTCGCCGGTGTCCTGGTGCTCGCCGTGATCCTCATCCCCAGGCTGGCCCGCGTCATCGGCCGGGCTGCCGGGCGGGTCGGAGGGGTGCCCGCCGACCTGGCGGCCGAGAACGCCCGGCGCAATCCGGGCCGTGCCGCAGCCACGGTCTCGGCCCTGCTGGTCGGCGTCACCCTCATCGTGATGACCGCCGTGGGCGCGGCCTGCGGCCAGTCGACCATCAACGCGGCCCTGGACAAGGAGTTCCCCTTCGACGCCTCGGTGACCAGCTCGCAGCCCGTGACCCCCGCCATGGTCAAGGCGATCTCCCGCACCGAGGGGGTCGCCTCCGCCGGCGCCGTCCCGCAGGCGGCGCTCACCCTGGGCGTCGAGGGCCACGACGACCGCAGCACCGAGGTGACCGGGCTGGGCTACGGCCCCCAGGCCCGCAGCACCTTCCGCGACACCGCCCCGCTGAAGGGTCTGGACGACCGCCACGCGCTGGTCCAGGCCTCCGGGGTGAGGTCCAGTGACCGCGTCACGCTGAAGTCCGGCGGGCGCACCCTCACCCTCACCGCGGTGGTGCCGGAGGGGGCGGACGCGTCGCTCGGCCAGGTGATGCTGACCTCCACCACGCTGGAGAAGGTGTCCCCCGGTGCGCAGCCCCATCAGGCGCTGGTGCGCTACGCGCAGGGCACCGAGGCCTCCGACGTCACCTCGGCGCTGACCACCGCGCTGGCCCCCTACCCGGGCGCCAGCATCAACTCGGCCGCAGACGAGCGGGCGCAGGTGCAGCAGATCGTCACCATCATGATGGTGCTGGTGATCGGGCTGCTGGCGATCTCGGTGGTCATCGCCCTGGTGGGAGTGGCCAACACCCTGGGGCTGTCGGTGCTGGAACGTACCCGCGAGATCGGCCTGCTGAGGGCGCTGGGACTGACCCGGCGTCAGATCCGCGCGATGTTCGGCCACGAGGCCGTCCAGGAATCGGTGGCCGCCGTCATCGTCGGACTGGTACTCGGCTCGGCCTACGGCATCGCCGGCGCCTACGCCCTGCTGGGCAGCGAGGGAACCGCGACGATGCACATCTCCATTCCCTGGGCCCAGCTGGCCGCGGTGACCGTCGTCGCACTGGCGGCCGGCTGGCTGGCCTCGGTGATTCCGGGACGCCATGCCGCCCGCATCAGCCCGGCGGTCGCCCTGGCCGGGGAGTGA
- a CDS encoding sensor histidine kinase: MVWDAVLACILWPPAAAGTMATATTLPHFLWSLLFTMPLIWRRTRPDVAAGGVALACLIQLAVWPGPISGDLCVPIVIYAVVAYGQPRRAKWWLWLALAGSVAAGLFWTLDDGFLTRHSMRTAIFSIMTETIVCAVIVLMAWYAGRFARERRLNIDQLRRRAEDLERERDQRVRLATQEERTRIAREMHDIVAHSLSVIVVQADGGAYLAHHEEAGDAATRLEASGRALDTVAETARRALTETRRLVGVLRDDSDEPAELAPSQGLAELPELIAETRRALPVTLEVVGDPDSHPPLPEGADLAAYRVVQESLTNTLKHAGPAATAAVTITHGPESVEILVVDDGRGTEGAADDGAGHGLVGMRERVAAWGGTLEARDRLDGGFQVRAVIPVEH, from the coding sequence ATGGTGTGGGACGCCGTCCTCGCGTGCATCCTGTGGCCTCCGGCAGCTGCCGGGACGATGGCTACCGCGACGACCCTGCCACACTTCCTCTGGTCCCTCCTGTTCACCATGCCGTTGATCTGGCGACGCACCCGACCAGATGTTGCAGCCGGCGGTGTGGCCCTGGCCTGTTTGATTCAGCTGGCGGTCTGGCCAGGCCCCATCAGCGGGGATCTCTGCGTCCCCATCGTCATCTATGCCGTCGTCGCCTACGGACAGCCCAGACGCGCCAAGTGGTGGTTGTGGCTCGCCCTGGCCGGCAGCGTCGCGGCCGGACTGTTCTGGACCCTCGATGACGGGTTTCTCACTCGTCACAGCATGCGGACCGCGATCTTCAGCATCATGACTGAGACCATCGTCTGCGCGGTCATCGTGCTGATGGCCTGGTACGCCGGCCGCTTCGCCCGGGAGCGCCGCCTCAACATCGACCAGCTCCGCCGTCGCGCCGAGGACCTGGAACGCGAGCGCGACCAGCGGGTGCGCCTGGCCACCCAGGAGGAGCGCACCCGGATCGCCCGCGAGATGCACGACATCGTCGCCCACTCCCTGTCGGTGATCGTGGTGCAGGCCGACGGCGGGGCCTACCTGGCCCACCATGAGGAGGCCGGCGACGCCGCCACCCGCCTGGAAGCCTCCGGCAGGGCTCTGGACACCGTCGCCGAGACCGCGCGGCGGGCCCTCACCGAGACCCGCCGACTGGTCGGGGTGCTGCGCGACGACTCCGACGAACCGGCCGAGCTGGCCCCCTCGCAGGGGCTGGCGGAACTGCCCGAGCTCATCGCCGAGACCCGCCGGGCGCTCCCCGTGACCCTGGAGGTCGTCGGTGACCCGGACTCCCACCCGCCGCTGCCCGAAGGGGCGGACCTGGCCGCGTACCGCGTCGTCCAGGAATCGCTGACCAACACCCTCAAGCACGCCGGGCCGGCAGCCACGGCCGCAGTGACCATCACCCACGGCCCGGAATCCGTGGAGATCCTGGTGGTCGACGACGGCCGCGGCACAGAGGGCGCCGCCGACGACGGGGCCGGGCACGGGCTCGTGGGGATGCGTGAGAGGGTGGCCGCATGGGGCGGCACCCTGGAGGCCAGGGACCGTCTCGACGGCGGCTTCCAGGTGCGTGCGGTGATTCCCGTCGAGCACTGA
- a CDS encoding ATP-binding cassette domain-containing protein gives MSRNAAVRAADLTKTYGADATLVRALDSVSLELPAGHFTAIMGASGSGKSTLLHCITGLDAPTSGQVWIGGTEITALSDDDLTRLRRDHVGFIFQSFNLMPTLDAEKNILLPLKLSRRRVDRQWFDRVAHLLGIDDRLDHRPSELSGGQQQRVAVARALITRPDVIVADEPTGALDSEASDDLLGFLRNCVDDLGQTVVMVTHDHHAAGYADRVVTLKDGRIDEDRWRSVRAGIPARAATHSDQEA, from the coding sequence ATGTCACGGAACGCGGCCGTGCGCGCCGCCGACCTCACCAAGACCTATGGCGCCGACGCCACGCTCGTCCGGGCGCTGGACTCGGTGAGCCTGGAGCTGCCGGCCGGCCATTTCACCGCCATCATGGGAGCCTCGGGCTCCGGGAAATCCACCCTGCTGCACTGCATCACCGGACTCGACGCCCCCACCTCGGGGCAGGTGTGGATCGGCGGCACCGAGATCACCGCGCTGAGCGACGACGACCTCACCCGGCTGCGCCGCGATCACGTCGGCTTCATCTTCCAGTCCTTCAATCTGATGCCGACCCTGGACGCCGAGAAGAACATCCTGCTGCCGCTGAAGCTGTCGAGGCGCAGGGTCGACCGCCAGTGGTTCGACCGGGTCGCCCACCTGCTCGGCATCGACGACCGCCTGGACCACCGCCCCTCCGAATTGTCGGGCGGTCAGCAGCAGCGCGTCGCGGTGGCACGGGCTCTCATCACCCGACCCGACGTCATCGTCGCCGACGAACCCACCGGCGCCCTGGACTCGGAGGCCAGCGACGACCTGCTCGGTTTCCTGCGCAACTGCGTCGACGATCTGGGCCAGACCGTGGTGATGGTCACCCACGATCACCACGCCGCCGGCTACGCCGATCGTGTCGTCACGTTGAAAGACGGCCGAATCGACGAGGACCGCTGGCGCTCGGTGCGCGCTGGCATCCCCGCCCGCGCCGCCACCCACTCCGATCAGGAGGCCTGA